Within Mongoliitalea daihaiensis, the genomic segment CCAATCTTAGAACTCAAGTCTGAATGATCTTGCAGATGGTTTTCTAATTCAGAAACCTTCCCCTTTTTTTTGTACACACTCAGACCGTCCTTGGTAAGTAATGCAACCCCAGCACTATCATACCCTCTGTATTCTAGTCTTTTTAATCCTTTGATAATAATTGGCAGCGCTTCTTGCTGTCCAACATAAGCTACAATTCCGCACATAATTAAAAATTTTAATCTCCAAAAGTAAGATTTTTCAATTTAATGTTTATTCAAATCTCTTTTTTTTTCACTTCCACAAAAAAAGTAAGTGAAATAAAGGGGCTTCATGCAAAAACGCGGGTTAAAGTACCCGCGTCCTTGAATAGAAGATTTTTAATTTAATAGTATTTTTATCCCATACATTCTCCTTCATTGAGAAGGTAAAATCATCACTGCCCGTTTGTCCTGGATAGAGCAGTAAATCCCTTCGTTGAATTCTTCTCCTATAAATAGCATTGACATGTGCCGTTAATGATTGATTCAACAAGTTTGTTTCACGATCATGAAATAATAAAGATGGGACATCTGACGCAGGCTCACCTGTCTCGGGATCAAACTGCGGTCTATTGTCAGGTGATACAAATAATTGCCTTCCATCAGACCTTCTCAATATCCTATTGGTCTCATTCGTGAAGTACATGATATTCCTATCAAAGGGTCTATGCGTAGGCCTATTTTCTTCCATAGGCCCCATTTCTAAAATGACCCGGTTAAACGTAACATTATCTAAGGTGTCTAGGAATCTAGCTAAAGCTTCGGTTTCTAGTTTTACGACGATATTGGACATCCCTTTCATTCCAACTCTATTGCCCACGTCGTAAGCTACATGGGATTGGGTGACAGATTCAGTAGCGGAACCCGCTGAATTCACTTTGTACTGAGAGAAATGTCTTGCTACATTGAAATTCAATCCAGTTGCAACGGGGTAGATTCGTGAGATAGTGTCACCTTCATTCCTATAAAAGAAAATCATTCCTGTACTGCTTCCTGGTCTGATTGTAAATGCAGCTTGTTCACTTTTATCACCAGTGAAGGCTAAGCCTGGGAGGAAATTCCGAAAGGTAAATATGTCTGTGAAATTTTGTCCTGATTTGATTTCCTCAAATAGATTTCTCACAAACTCATTGTCCACTTTGATATTTACCAAAGTGTCTTGATTGTTTTGGAAATTAAAGCTTGCACTTACAATTGGCTCTTCTTCGTATTCTAATCCATCAAAACTGTAATAAATACGGTCTTGAATTTGCTCTTTGAGTTTGTGTACCCGGATTGTTTTAGGGCTTGTCAGTTGATCTGCTAAAACAAAACGTACATTAAAGTTAAACCTGACAGAATCTAATACGGCATTAGCACTTGGGAAA encodes:
- a CDS encoding DUF4270 family protein, with amino-acid sequence MKLTAKKKNFLKVTTISTQIWPIKAITGLFLLSIIAASCSDPSSIGLDLDPNTNQIGVNYQEVSLSAKVVRLDSVSTTNNGHLVFGHDSGDFFGESEGVGYSRLFFDRDINFPSANAVLDSVRFNFNVRFVLADQLTSPKTIRVHKLKEQIQDRIYYSFDGLEYEEEPIVSASFNFQNNQDTLVNIKVDNEFVRNLFEEIKSGQNFTDIFTFRNFLPGLAFTGDKSEQAAFTIRPGSSTGMIFFYRNEGDTISRIYPVATGLNFNVARHFSQYKVNSAGSATESVTQSHVAYDVGNRVGMKGMSNIVVKLETEALARFLDTLDNVTFNRVILEMGPMEENRPTHRPFDRNIMYFTNETNRILRRSDGRQLFVSPDNRPQFDPETGEPASDVPSLLFHDRETNLLNQSLTAHVNAIYRRRIQRRDLLLYPGQTGSDDFTFSMKENVWDKNTIKLKIFYSRTRVL